The Coffea arabica cultivar ET-39 chromosome 8e, Coffea Arabica ET-39 HiFi, whole genome shotgun sequence genome window below encodes:
- the LOC140004511 gene encoding H/ACA ribonucleoprotein complex subunit 3-like protein, with the protein MFLQFYINENGDKVYTTKKESPVGAITLSAHPARFSPDDKYSRQRVLLKKRFGLLPTQKPPPKY; encoded by the exons ATGTTTCTGCAGTTCTATATCAATGAAAATGGGGACAAAGTTTACACAACAAag AAAGAATCTCCCGTAGGTGCCATCACACTATCTGCTCACCCTG CTCGTTTCTCTCCGGATGATAAATACTCAAGGCAGAGGGTGCTTCTGAAGAAGCGTTTTGGTTTGCTGCCAACCCAAAAGCCCCCACCAAAATACTAG
- the LOC140013080 gene encoding trafficking protein particle complex II-specific subunit 120 homolog: MEPDVSIETSCMIRVAVLPIGPIPPHLFRHYSSLLLRHHTVSLSSISSFYTQHHKSPFSHQPWDSPSASLRFKFILAGSPPSPWEDFQSHRKILAVIGISHCPSSPDLHSLALHFASASKPYSSSLVHRCFAFSPGDSQLEDESHKGTNLILFPPADPQTQELHLLTMMQDLAASLLMEFEKWVLRAESGGTILKTPLDSQATLSSEEVIKAKKRRLGRAQKTIGDYCLLAGSPVDANAHYSTALELARLTGDFFWYAGAMEGSVCALLIDRMGQKDPLLEEEVKYRYNSVILHYRKSFIQENAQRVSPLSFELEATLKLARFLCRQELAKDVVDLLTTAADGGKSLIDASDRLILYVEIARLFGALGYHRKAAFFSRQVAQLYLQQENRFAAISAMQVLAMTTKAYRVQSRASIENTSSKNETSPAPHNVGKVHQNWVVSLFESQWSTLQMVVLREILLSAVRAGDPLAAWSAAARLLRSYYPLITPAGQNGLASALASSAERLPSGTRCADPALPFIRLHSFPLHPSQMDIVKRNPAREDWWAGSAPSGPFIYTPFSKGEPNQSSKQELVWVVGEPVQVFVELANPCGFDVVVDSIYLSVHSQNFDAFPISVNLPSNSSKVITLSGIPTKVGPVSIPGCIVHCFGVITEHFFKDVDNLLLGAAQGLVLSDPFRCCGSAKLKNVAFPAVSVVPPLPLLISHVVGGDGAVTLYEGEIRDVCISLANAGTVPVEQAHISLSGKNQDSVISISYETLQSSLPLKPGAQVTIPITLKAWQLSSVDTDPAVGKNISSGTGRQVKDRSSPMLLIHYSGPLTNPGEAPEDASALPPGRRLVIPLNICVLQGMSFIKARLLSMEIPAHVGDSHPKVVQLQSNSTKEATGSERKADSFMKIDPFRGSWGLRFLELELSNPTDVVFEIGVSVQLENSNSNDSSLDSSGTEFDYPKTRIDRDYTARVLIPLEHFKLPVLDGAFLVKDSHVNGSATSRNSSFSEKNTKAELSATIKTLISRIKVRWQSGRNSSGELNIKDAMQTALQSSVMDVLLPDPLTFGFRLAKDNVDHRVKLDSTETCDAQPHSAVCNSTVVAHDMTPMEVLVRNNTKEMVGISLNITCRDVAGQNCFEGEKATVLWTGVLSSINMEVPPLQEVKHSFSLYFLVPGEYTLLAAAVIEDANEILRARAKSNTHDEPIFCRGAPFHLQVSGTV, from the exons ATGGAGCCGGATGTGAGCATAGAGACTAGCTGCATGATCCGAGTAGCAGTCCTCCCCATCGGACCTATCCCCCCACACCTCTTCCGCCATTACTCCTCCCTCCTCCTCCGCCACCACACCGTCTCCCTCTCCTCTATCAGCTCCTTCTACACCCAGCATCACAAGTCCCCTTTCTCCCACCAGCCCTGGGACTCCCCCTCCGCCTCCCTCCGCTTCAAGTTCATTCTCGCCGGATCCCCTCCCAGCCCTTGGGAGGACTTCCAATCCCACCGCAAGATCCTCGCCGTGATCGGCATCTCTCACTGCCCTTCCTCCCCCGATCTCCACTCCCTTGCCCTTCACTTCGCCTCCGCCTCCAAGCCTTACTCTTCTTCTCTCGTTCACCGCTGCTTCGCCTTCTCACCCGGCGATTCTCAG CTCGAGGACGAGAGTCACAAGGGGACTAACCTGATTTTGTTCCCCCCTGCCGATCCACAAACTCAGGAACTCCACCTCCTGACTATGATGCAAGATCTTGCTGCTTCCTTGCTCATGGAATTTGAGAAATGGGTTCTTCGAGCCGAATCTGGCGGAACTATTTTGAAGACCCCTTTAGATTCTCAAGCCACTCTTAGCTCTGAGGAG GTGATCAAGGCAAAGAAACGACGACTTGGTCGTGCTCAGAAAACCATTGGAGATTACTGTTTATTGGCTGGTTCACCTGTTGACGCCAATGCTCATTATTCCACTGCCCTGGAACTTGCTAGGTTGACTGGGGATTTTTTCTGGTATGCTGGAGCTATGGAGGGAAGTGTGTGCGCTTTGCTG atAGACCGAATGGGCCAGAAGGATCCACTTCTAGAGGAGGAAGTGAAATATCGTTACAATAGTGTCATTTTGCACTACAGAAAATCGTTTATCCAAGAAAATGCTCAGAG GGTTTCTCCCTTAAGCTTTGAACTTGAGGCTACACTGAAGCTGGCAAGATTCCTCTGCAG GCAGGAGCTTGCCAAGGATGTGGTGGATTTATTGACAACTGCAGCAGATGGAGGAAAATCTTTGATTGATGCTAGTGACAGACTGATACTGTATGTTGAAATAGCTCGGCTTTTTGGTGCCCTTGGTTATCACCGGAAAGCTGCCTTTTTCTCCAGGCAGGTGGCTCAGTTATATTTGCAGCAGGAAAACAGATTTGCTGCTATTAGTGCCATGCAAGTGTTGGCTATGACAACCAAAGCATACCGTGTTCAAAGTAGAGCATCCATTGAAAACACAAGTTCAAAA AATGAAACGAGTCCAGCTCCCCACAATGTAGGGAAAGTACATCAGAATTGGGTAGTATCACTTTTTGAATCTCAATGGAGTACTCTTCAGATGGTTGTATTAAGAGAAATACTTTTATCAGCTGTACGAGCTGGTGATCCTCTTGCAGCATGGAGTGCAGCTGCACGTTTACTCAGATCGTATTATCCTCTTATTACACCAGCTGGTCAAAATGGTCTGGCAAGTGCACTTGCAAGTTCAGCAGAAAGGCTCCCATCTGGTACTCGATGTGCTGACCCTGCCTTACCTTTCATAAG GTTGCACTCTTTTCCTCTTCATCCTTCACAAATGGACATTGTAAAACGCAATCCTGCAAGGGAGGATTGGTGGGCAGGATCTGCTCCTTCGGGGCCTTTTATTTATACACCGTTTAGCAAAGGAGAACCAAATCAAAGTAGCAAGCAGGAGCTTGTGTGGGTTGTTGGGGAACCCGTGCAGGTGTTTGTCGAATTGGCAAATCCATGTGGTTTTGATGTGGTTGTTGACAGCATATATCTCTCAGTGCATTCCCAAAACTTTGACGCGTTCCCAATCAGTGTCAACCTCCCATCTAATTCATCAAAGGTTATAACTTTATCAGGAATTCCTACTAAAGTTGGTCCAGTGAGTATTCCTGGATGCATTGTTCATTGTTTTGGTGTTATCACTGAACATTTCTTCAAGGATGTGGATAATCTGCTCCTTGGAGCAGCACAAGGACTGGTGCTGTCTGATCCATTTCGCTGCTGTGGCTCTGCCAAGTTGAAAAATGTTGCCTTTCCAGCTGTTTCTGTGGTACCTCCACTTCCATTGCTCATTTCACATGTTGTTGGAGGCGATGGCGCCGTCACTTTATATGAAGGTGAGATTCGTGATGTATGCATTAGTTTGGCAAATGCCGGCACAGTCCCAGTTGAGCAGGCACACATCTCGTTATCTGGAAAAAACCAGGACTCTGTGATATCAATTTCTTATGAAACCTTGCAGTCTTCCCTTCCTTTGAAACCTGGTGCACAAGTTACTATACCGATAACCTTGAAAGCCTGGCAGCTAAGCTCGGTGGATACTGATCCTGCTGTTGGCAAGAATATATCTAGTGGTACTGGAAGGCAAGTGAAGGATAGGAGCAGCCCAATGTTACTCATCCATTATTCAG GGCCCCTGACAAATCCTGGAGAGGCACCAGAAGATGCATCTGCTCTGCCCCCTGGTAGACGGTTGGTTATCCCCTTGAACATCTGTGTATTACAGGGCATGTCCTTCATTAAGGCACGTTTGCTGTCTATGGAAATTCCGGCTCATGTTGGTGACAGCCATCCAAAAGTGGTCCAGTTGCAAAGTAACTCTACAAAGGAAGCTACAGGCTCTGAAAGAAAGGCTGATAGTTTCATGAAAATTGACCCTTTCAGGGGAAGTTGGGGGCTCCGCTTCCTTGAATTGGAGTTATCTAATCCGACTGATGTTGTTTTCGAGATTGGTGTCTCAGTCCAGCTGGAGAACTCTAACAGTAATGATAGTTCTCTTGACTCTAGTGGCACTGAATTTGATTATCCTAAAACAAGGATTGACCGGGATTACACTGCTAGAGTTCTAATACCGCTGGAACATTTCAAATTACCTGTTCTTGATGGTGCATTCCTTGTTAAGGACTCCCACGTGAATGGAAGTGCCACTAGCAGAAATTCAAGCTTCTCAGAGAAAAATACCAAGGCTGAACTTAGTGCAACAATCAAAACTTTAATTTCCAGAATCAAGGTCAGATGGCAATCTGGACGGAACAGCTCGGGAGAACTAAATATCAAGGATGCCATGCAGACTGCTCTTCAGTCATCTGTCATGGATGTGCTGTTACCTGATCCACTTACCTTTGGCTTTCGGCTTGCTAAAGATAATGTGGACCACAGAGTCAAACTTGATTCTACTGAGACATGTGATGCGCAACCGCATTCTGCTGTATGTAACAGTACTGTTGTTGCTCATGATATGACTCCAATGGAAGTGTTGGTACGCAACAATACTAAAGAAATGGTTGGAATAAGTCTTAACATTACCTGCAGAGATGTAGCTGGTCAGAACTGCTTTGAGGGCGAGAAGGCAACCGTCTTATGGACAG GTGTTTTGAGCAGCATTAATATGGAGGTTCCGCCACTTCAGGAAGTAAAGCATTCCTTCTCCCTGTATTTCCTGGTCCCTGGTGAATACACTTTGTTAGCTGCTGCTGTGATCGAGGATGCTAATGAAATCCTCAGAGCTCGAGCAAAAAGCAACACACATGACGAGCCAATTTTCTGTCGGGGGGCCCCATTTCATTTGCAAGTTAGTGGAACTGTGTAA
- the LOC140013082 gene encoding uncharacterized protein, with product MNYRAAMTGSTAHTREDSSSSSVVIQTTDYSASNSSSLQITVHKLNGSNYLEWAQSVKLAIDGRGKLGHLTGEIQQPAAEDPNLKRWHSENSLVIAWLINSMEPAIGKPHLFLPTAKDVWDAVRDMYSDIENSSQIFNLKTKLWKSRQEDRDVTTYYNQMVTLWQELDLCYEDEWDCRADSVRYKKREENDRVYVFLAGLNQELDEVRGRILGRKPLPSIREVFSEVRREESRRKVMLKSSPKSKAEDEVETSALVSKGTDLDGDKRRKPWCEHCKKSWHTKDTCWKLHGKPSNFKKKNGGDSKVLQTVNEDSQKQQTDFETPAFTKEQLSQLYKLFKSPQFSVTEPKSFTPFCSFAKNGTDHGEDDWMC from the exons ATGAACTACCGAGCAGCCATGACTGGATCGACTGCTCACACAAGAGAAGACTCATCCTCGTCTTCAGTAGTTATCCAAACTACAGATTACTCCGCTTCAAATTCTTCTTCCCTACAAATAACCGTTCATAAATTAAATGGTTCCAATTATCTGGAATGGGCTCAATCTGTAAAGCTGGCTATCGATGGCAGAGGTAAACTCGGCCACCTTACTGGAGAAATTCAACAACCAGCTGCTGAAGATCCCAATTTGAAGAGATGGCATTCAGAGAACTCTCTAGTTATCGCTTGGTTGATAAACTCTATGGAACCAGCGATAGGAAAGCCGCACTTATTTCTGCCCACAGCCAAGGATGTGTGGGACGCTGTCCGGGATATGTATTCCGATATAGAGAATTCGTCTCAAATTTTCAATCTCAAGACGAAATTGTGGAAATCAAGACAAGAAGATAGAGATGTTACAACCTATTACAATCAGATGGTAACTTTATGGCAGGAATTGGATCTTTGTTATGAGGATGAATGGGACTGCCGTGCAGACAGTGTTCGATACAAGAAACGGGAGGAGAACGACAGAGTCTATGTCTTCTTGGCTGGACTAAATCAAGAACTCGATGAGGTGCGAGGTCGTATTTTGGGCAGGAAGCCTCTCCCCTCCATTCGTGAAGTATTTTCTGAAGTCAGAAGAGAAGAATCCAGGCGTAAGGTGATGCTGAAGTCATCACCAAAGTCCAAGGCAGAGGATGAAGTTGAGACTTCAGCATTGGTTTCTAAGGGGACAGATTTGGACGGGGATAAAAGAAGGAAGCCTTGGTGTGAACACTGTAAAAAGTCGTGGCACACAAAGGACACATGCTGGAAATTACATGGGAAACCATcgaatttcaagaagaaaaatggaggTGATAGCAAGGTGTTGCAGACTGTGAATGAGGATTCTCAAAAGCAACAAACTGACTTTGAGACACCAGCCTTCACAAAGGAACAATTAAGCCAACTGTACAAACTCTTTAAGTCTCCACAATTTTCAGTCACTGAGCCAAAAAGCTTCACTCCTTTCTGTTCTTTTGCTAAAAATG GAACTGACCACGGGGAGGATGATTGGATGTGCTAG